Part of the Flavobacteriales bacterium genome is shown below.
GATGAGAACGGCAAACCGCTGCTGCCGAATCATGCTTTGGAGATTTCCATTTCGCACACCGAAGGTTATGCGGCTGTTCTACTTGGGACGGGAAAATTGGGCGTAGATGTGCAGCACTACAAACCCAATGTGATGAAAGTGCGCGACCGTTTTCTCGATGAAAATGAACTCGGAATGGCGCAGGACATCGAAACCACCACGCTTTTCTGGGCCGCCAAAGAGGCGGTTTACAAATACAACGCAAAGCCTGGTCTGGATTTCCGTGACCCGATCAAGGTGCATTCCATCGAACCAGAAATTCTACCCAGCAGTTTTGTTTATGATGGTGTTGAAACGAAGATCGATCTTGGGTGGAAGAAACTGGACGGAGCGATGCTTGTCTGGACGACTTAGCGCTTAATGATGAACCATGGGTTCAGCAGATTCTCTTTATTGTAGCGAAGCGGAGTAACCTCATCCTTTTCGGTTACAACGCAGCCAGCGTTTCTAGCAATGGCATCGCCTGCGCCCGTGTCCCATTCCATGGTCGGAGCAAAACGTGGGTAAACATCCGCAACGCCTTCCGCAACTAAGCAAAGTTTCAGCGAACTTCCCATCGAGACCATTTCAACGTCTCCGTGTTCGGCTTTCATTTTGTCGAAATACTCCAACGTCTCATCGCTCATGTGAGAACGGCTTCCGACCATAGAGAAGGTTTTTCTGTTGGATGCGATCGGAAGTTTATCTCCTTTTGAAAGCAGATCGTTCAGGTCAGTATGAGAAGCATGGATCTTTGAATAATCATTGATTTTGAAAGCACCTTTTCCCTTGATTCCGAGGTACATTTCATCCTTCACAGGAACGTAGATCACGCCCGAAACAGGAACGCCATCCTCAATCAGAGCAATATTCACCGTGAACTCACCATTGCGCTTCACAAACTCCTTGGTGCCATCCAACGGATCGACCAACCAGAACCGTTTCCAGTCTTTTCTTTCAGCGAATGGAATGTCTTTTCCTTCCTCACTCAACACAGGAATACCAGTGTCTTTCAGGTATTCCATGATCTTCAGATGGGCGCGTCTGTCGGCTTCAGTCAGCGGACTTTTGTCCTCTTTCACATCAACGGTGAACTCCGTTCCGTAAACTTCAAGTATTTCCAATCCGCCTTCGAAGGCACCTTTAATAGCCTGTTCAATCATGGCCGCGAAAGTAGGGTTTGATACGCTAATGCTACATTAGATCGTATTTCCAGACAAGCAAAAGTGTACCAAGTGCTATGTAGATCAGCGTAAGCGGTAGGCCGATTTTCATGAAATCTTTGAAGGTGTATCCGCCCGAACCGTATACCATGAGGTTGGTCTGGTAGCCAATAGGCGTGATGAAACTGGCCGCGCCTCCGAACGCCACAACCAGCACAAAAGGTTCAACAGGTAAATTCATGCTGTGCGCCAAACTCACCGAGATCGGGAAGATGAGGGCAACGGCCGCTTTGTTCGTCATGTAGGCGCCAAGAATGTTGGTCACCGCGAAAATTCCTGCTATTACGGCAATTGGCCCCAGGTTCTTGCCAACGTTTAGGACTGTTTCGGCAATGATGTCAGCAGCACCGCTGTTGATCAGTGCTTTTCCCAATGCAAGCCCGAAAGCCATGATGGCCAACAGGTTCACATCCAACCCCTTGCGCACTTCGGTAGCCGTAAGAATACCTCCAAGGAGTGTTCCCGCAAGAACGATCAACAAGCAAGTGAACAGCGGAACGGGAGTAGTTGCGGAAACAATAATGGAGGCCAATACACCAAGAATGACGTAAAGTGCTTTTCGCCCCTGAACGCGCACATTCTGCTTCCGCGAAATGGTGTAGAACGCATTTTCCGTGGCACGTTTGTAGAAATCGCGA
Proteins encoded:
- a CDS encoding 4'-phosphopantetheinyl transferase superfamily protein, which gives rise to MCSSHFGASEQPQVMPLIEDKQVGNNRLGLWRIDGSEIRFEKDFPELAMQLSVRHPRTQLQRYASRLLIAEMLGEMPEVSKDENGKPLLPNHALEISISHTEGYAAVLLGTGKLGVDVQHYKPNVMKVRDRFLDENELGMAQDIETTTLFWAAKEAVYKYNAKPGLDFRDPIKVHSIEPEILPSSFVYDGVETKIDLGWKKLDGAMLVWTT
- the cysQ gene encoding 3'(2'),5'-bisphosphate nucleotidase CysQ: MIEQAIKGAFEGGLEILEVYGTEFTVDVKEDKSPLTEADRRAHLKIMEYLKDTGIPVLSEEGKDIPFAERKDWKRFWLVDPLDGTKEFVKRNGEFTVNIALIEDGVPVSGVIYVPVKDEMYLGIKGKGAFKINDYSKIHASHTDLNDLLSKGDKLPIASNRKTFSMVGSRSHMSDETLEYFDKMKAEHGDVEMVSMGSSLKLCLVAEGVADVYPRFAPTMEWDTGAGDAIARNAGCVVTEKDEVTPLRYNKENLLNPWFIIKR